From Gigantopelta aegis isolate Gae_Host chromosome 11, Gae_host_genome, whole genome shotgun sequence, the proteins below share one genomic window:
- the LOC121385702 gene encoding membrane progestin receptor gamma-like yields the protein MPSDMDKDPKSRLFESEQMTDISPGKINNGLKSRVSESEQMTDTAPSSEMNNNGLSGPLYKVDQVPEHFHELFILRGYRHPKSSALQCVLSVFDATNETLNFWTHFLPSCYFLWMLKGLAETLDFKHDSYTWPLLGYVFSCCIFPLASAVAHTFNTMSHKARHICFFLDYAALSVFTLGVATAYRAYSFPSQLCETWYGRYFICGAVVNSILCTATACETRFMKPSLLRKILRLGAFALPYVYDSVPLMFRLLFCESDDCGLASTYFHTRQFVFAFLAAFLYTTHLPERFYPGQFDIIGHSHQLFHVSSILATFDQLQAILLDMQQRRVNRLPVWTTTALHDSINVMMYIMFINTVIIGLFSLRLLRKTKMM from the coding sequence ATGCCAAGCGACATGGACAAAGATCCGAAAAGTCGTCTCTTCGAATCGGAACAGATGACTGATATATCACCCGGCAAGATTAATAATGGTCTGAAAAGTCGTGTCTCTGAATCGGAACAGATGACTGATACGGCACCCAGCAGCGAAATGAACAACAACGGTCTGAGCGGTCCGCTGTACAAGGTGGATCAGGTCCCCGAGCATTTCCACGAGCTGTTCATCTTGCGCGGCTACCGACACCCGAAGAGTTCGGCTCTTCAGTGCGTCCTCAGCGTGTTCGACGCCACCAACGAAACGCTCAACTTCTGGACCCACTTCCTGCCGTCGTGCTACTTCCTGTGGATGCTGAAGGGCCTTGCGGAGACCCTCGACTTCAAGCACGACAGCTACACTTGGCCGCTGCTAGGTTACGTCTTCTCGTGTTGCATCTTCCCTCTGGCCAGCGCGGTCGCCCACACCTTCAATACCATGTCGCACAAGGCACGACACATCTGTTTCTTCCTCGACTATGCTGCTCTGAGTGTCTTCACCCTGGGGGTGGCCACCGCTTATCGAGCGTACTCTTTCCCGAGTCAGCTCTGTGAGACGTGGTACGGGAGATATTTTATCTGCGGAGCCGTCGTCAATTCCATCTTGTGTACGGCAACGGCCTGCGAAACCCGCTTCATGAAACCGAGCCTCTTGAGGAAAATCCTCCGATTGGGCGCCTTTGCTCTCCCATACGTTTATGACAGCGTCCCCCTCATGTTCCGTCTCCTCTTCTGTGAATCCGACGACTGTGGATTGGCGTCGACGTATTTCCACACGCGGCAGTTCGTGTTTGCcttcctggcagcgtttctgtACACCACGCACCTACCCGAGCGTTTCTATCCCGGCCAGTTTGACATCATCGGGCACAGTCACCAGCTGTTCCACGTGAGTTCGATTCTTGCGACCTTTGACCAACTGCAGGCCATACTTCTAGACATGCAGCAACGCCGTGTGAATAGACTGCCCGTGTGGACGACAACGGCGCTTCACGACAGCATCAACGTTATGATGTACATCATGTTCATCAATACCGTCATTATAGGTCTGTTTTCTTTAAGGTTGCTGAGGAAAACTAAAATGATGTGA